One window of Kosakonia cowanii JCM 10956 = DSM 18146 genomic DNA carries:
- the fimC gene encoding type 1 fimbria chaperone FimC, which translates to MQNLLRMGIAAIFIISSAVNAEGGISLGATRVIYPAEAKQTSLAVNNSDKKSRFLINSWVENEQGQRVKTFAITPPLFVSEPNSENTLRIIYVGPPLPGDRESLFWLNVKAIPSVDKESMAGKNVLHLAILSRIKLFVRPSTLVDPASDAPAALSFAREGNALKITNNSPYYLSLVNVHINQRKLNNVMVAPKNSTQVVLPSDAPGDLTFQTVNDYGAVTAERTVSLR; encoded by the coding sequence ATGCAGAATTTACTACGAATGGGTATTGCGGCTATATTTATTATTTCCAGTGCCGTAAATGCGGAAGGTGGGATTTCTTTAGGTGCCACGCGTGTTATATATCCGGCCGAGGCGAAACAGACTTCTCTCGCGGTGAATAATAGTGACAAGAAATCCCGTTTTTTAATTAATTCATGGGTTGAAAATGAGCAGGGGCAGAGAGTAAAAACATTTGCTATTACCCCGCCATTATTCGTTAGTGAACCGAACAGTGAAAATACGTTACGAATTATTTATGTCGGCCCACCGCTGCCCGGCGACCGGGAGTCGCTGTTCTGGCTCAATGTCAAAGCGATCCCCTCGGTGGATAAGGAGAGCATGGCGGGCAAAAACGTACTGCATCTGGCGATTTTGTCCCGCATTAAGCTCTTTGTGCGCCCCTCAACGCTCGTCGATCCGGCAAGCGATGCCCCGGCGGCGCTGAGCTTTGCGCGCGAAGGGAACGCGCTGAAGATCACCAATAATTCGCCCTACTATCTTTCGCTGGTGAATGTGCATATTAACCAGCGGAAGTTAAACAACGTCATGGTTGCGCCAAAAAATAGTACGCAGGTGGTGTTGCCGTCCGATGCCCCGGGCGATCTCACTTTTCAGACAGTCAATGACTACGGTGCCGTGACGGCAGAAAGAACGGTTAGCCTGCGTTAG
- the fimD gene encoding outer membrane usher protein FimD, producing MTIKYPPRRFALPMLAALCPLDLYAERYFNPAFLSDDPGSVADLSLLEKGFQRPGSYRVDIWRNDEFITTQDIRFEREANSAAGKASGGLTPCFSEALLARLGVNMAAFPAVKLQRDRDCIDISQAIPGAQTAFTFSTMRLDIGLPQASMHLHARDYIPPESWDEGIPAALLNYSFSGNHGTQRDSYFVALQSGLNYGPWRLRNSGALRNAGTGNRRWESIASWLQRTVVPLKSELVMGDSNTQNALFDSIGFRGLRLFSADAMYPDSQQGYAPTVRGIARTPARLTIRQNGYVIYQSTVAAGPFTITDLNPTSSSGDLDVVLEEKDGSEQRYSVPYSTLPLLQREGRIKYDVVAGRYRSGNRQYASPFFTQGTMVAGLANGYTLYGGTQLASDYTAFASGAGVNMGNLGALSLDLTHARSRLANARKEQGESLRFMYANSLNQLGTHFQFLAWRYSTRGFHTLDEVAYPASENAVGEVKPSGEGSANKKRRLQANVTHSLTDYGSLYISGMQQTYWDKSRSRRWLQLGYADGWRGMSYAVSWSWSYASGDRRAERIAALNISVPFSALGFGAGGSAAQNVYASANFNRSSSGQSSWQTGIGGTLLEDGNLSYNLNQGSSNSRGYNGSANAHWQAAWGRLNLGYNYDKQQRDYNWQFGGGAVAHADGLTFAQPLGDTNVLIKAPGAQGVRIENQPAITTDWRGYAVVPYATVYRQNRVALDTATLSDHTDLENNVGSVVPTEGALVRASFTTRIGVRALLTVMRGDRAVPFGSLVTERGSGVSSMVGEEGQIFLSGLPLRGELLVQWGERDHERCFAPYTLPEASLQQPITLASAHCVSKG from the coding sequence ATGACCATAAAATATCCTCCGCGCCGGTTCGCGCTCCCCATGCTGGCCGCGCTATGCCCGCTGGATCTCTATGCTGAACGCTACTTCAATCCGGCTTTCTTATCTGACGATCCCGGCTCGGTCGCTGATTTATCGCTGCTGGAAAAAGGGTTTCAGCGCCCGGGCAGTTACCGCGTCGATATCTGGCGCAACGATGAATTTATTACCACACAGGATATCCGCTTTGAGCGTGAGGCAAACAGCGCTGCTGGTAAAGCATCGGGCGGGTTAACGCCCTGTTTCTCAGAAGCGCTATTAGCACGCCTTGGCGTCAATATGGCTGCATTCCCTGCGGTGAAGCTGCAGCGGGATCGCGACTGTATTGACATAAGCCAGGCTATCCCCGGGGCACAAACTGCCTTTACCTTTTCAACTATGCGGCTCGATATCGGCCTGCCACAGGCCTCAATGCATCTTCACGCCCGTGACTACATCCCGCCGGAATCATGGGATGAAGGCATTCCCGCCGCGTTGTTAAATTACAGCTTTAGCGGTAACCACGGCACGCAGCGCGACAGCTATTTTGTGGCTCTGCAGAGCGGGCTAAATTATGGTCCCTGGCGGCTGCGTAACAGTGGGGCGTTGCGCAACGCAGGCACCGGCAACCGACGCTGGGAAAGCATTGCCAGCTGGCTACAGCGGACGGTTGTACCGCTGAAAAGCGAGCTGGTGATGGGGGACAGTAATACGCAGAATGCACTGTTTGATAGCATTGGTTTTCGCGGCCTGCGCCTCTTTTCAGCGGACGCCATGTACCCCGATAGCCAGCAGGGCTATGCGCCCACCGTGCGCGGCATTGCGCGAACGCCAGCGAGGCTCACCATTCGCCAGAATGGCTACGTCATCTATCAAAGCACGGTTGCCGCCGGGCCTTTTACCATCACCGATCTCAATCCGACCTCCTCCAGCGGCGATCTTGACGTTGTGCTGGAGGAGAAAGATGGCAGCGAGCAGCGTTATAGCGTCCCCTATTCGACGCTGCCGCTGCTGCAGCGTGAAGGACGCATCAAATATGATGTGGTCGCCGGGCGTTATCGCAGCGGCAACCGTCAGTACGCTTCGCCCTTTTTTACCCAGGGAACGATGGTGGCGGGGCTGGCAAATGGCTATACCCTGTACGGCGGCACGCAGCTTGCCAGCGATTACACGGCGTTTGCCAGCGGTGCAGGCGTGAATATGGGCAATCTGGGAGCGCTCTCACTCGATCTTACCCATGCGCGCAGCCGCCTTGCCAACGCTCGCAAAGAGCAGGGCGAGTCGCTGCGCTTTATGTATGCCAACTCCCTCAATCAACTTGGCACACACTTTCAGTTTCTGGCATGGCGCTACTCGACGCGCGGTTTTCACACGCTGGACGAGGTGGCGTATCCGGCCAGCGAAAACGCGGTCGGTGAAGTCAAACCATCAGGAGAGGGAAGCGCGAACAAAAAGCGGCGCTTGCAGGCCAATGTCACGCATAGCTTGACCGATTATGGATCGCTCTATATCTCCGGCATGCAGCAAACCTATTGGGATAAATCGCGTAGCCGACGCTGGTTGCAGCTTGGCTATGCCGATGGCTGGCGAGGGATGAGCTATGCCGTGTCGTGGTCGTGGAGCTACGCTTCCGGCGACAGGCGGGCGGAACGTATCGCAGCGCTCAATATCTCTGTTCCCTTTAGCGCCCTCGGATTTGGGGCGGGCGGCAGTGCGGCGCAAAACGTCTACGCCAGCGCCAACTTCAACCGCAGCAGCAGCGGGCAGTCCAGCTGGCAGACCGGCATTGGCGGGACACTGCTGGAGGACGGCAACCTCAGCTACAACCTCAATCAGGGGAGCAGTAATTCCCGCGGCTATAACGGCAGTGCAAATGCTCACTGGCAGGCGGCATGGGGCAGGCTTAATCTCGGCTACAACTACGATAAACAGCAGCGCGACTATAACTGGCAATTCGGTGGTGGCGCGGTAGCCCATGCCGATGGCCTCACGTTTGCCCAGCCGCTTGGCGATACCAATGTGCTGATAAAAGCGCCGGGCGCGCAGGGGGTACGTATTGAAAATCAGCCGGCAATTACTACCGACTGGCGCGGTTACGCTGTGGTGCCGTATGCCACCGTCTATCGCCAAAATCGCGTTGCGCTTGATACGGCGACGCTCAGCGATCATACCGATCTTGAGAATAATGTCGGCAGCGTCGTGCCCACCGAGGGCGCGTTGGTGCGCGCCAGTTTCACGACCCGTATTGGCGTGCGTGCGCTGCTTACCGTCATGCGCGGAGACCGCGCGGTTCCCTTTGGCTCGCTGGTCACTGAACGCGGCAGCGGCGTCAGCAGCATGGTGGGCGAGGAGGGACAGATCTTTTTAAGCGGATTACCGCTGCGTGGAGAGTTACTGGTGCAGTGGGGGGAGCGCGATCACGAACGCTGCTTCGCCCCGTATACCTTGCCGGAAGCCAGCCTGCAGCAGCCCATCACCCTCGCCAGTGCACACTGTGTCAGTAAAGGATAA
- the fimH gene encoding type 1 fimbria D-mannose specific adhesin FimH produces MRPIFAGVLWLAATQAFAASCYNANGTPTDITYDLSNSFDGSSNRLNKVVTRSEKSAWIGVRAICPAGTQQTHTYRSYVTRFPVEFTAHGYHYLQISPHLQAAMRIRDSFAGEFYPPGNYIRMGQEEDVAKQRPFGVMDSQLLLKLRVTERFMNQVTIPQQTLFTVYVTTGVNDPLITPVYTISLGGVVEVPQRCEVNAGQVVEFDFGDIRAALFSEAGAGNRPRGVTPQSQTVSISCTNVHARAYISVRLEAEKSDNHILLSDNPDLGFVVANEMGQPFTPNNIFSVIPLQLDKNAAAQVGIRAWPVSVTGKKPAEGPFSARGFLRVEYN; encoded by the coding sequence ATGCGACCGATTTTTGCCGGCGTGTTATGGCTTGCGGCAACGCAGGCCTTCGCCGCCAGTTGTTACAACGCCAACGGTACACCAACCGATATTACATATGATTTGTCGAACAGCTTCGATGGCAGCAGTAACCGGCTCAATAAAGTGGTTACGCGATCGGAGAAATCAGCGTGGATCGGCGTACGGGCAATCTGCCCGGCGGGAACCCAACAAACGCATACCTACCGCAGTTACGTCACGCGTTTCCCGGTGGAATTTACTGCGCACGGTTACCACTATCTACAAATTTCCCCGCATTTGCAGGCGGCGATGCGCATCCGCGACAGCTTTGCCGGTGAATTTTATCCGCCGGGTAACTATATCCGCATGGGGCAGGAGGAGGATGTGGCGAAGCAGCGGCCATTCGGCGTGATGGACTCGCAGCTGCTGCTCAAGCTGCGGGTGACCGAGCGCTTTATGAACCAGGTAACTATCCCGCAGCAGACCCTCTTTACCGTTTACGTCACCACCGGGGTAAACGATCCGCTGATCACGCCGGTCTATACCATCAGCCTCGGCGGGGTGGTGGAAGTGCCGCAGCGCTGCGAGGTGAATGCCGGGCAGGTGGTGGAGTTTGATTTTGGTGATATTCGCGCCGCACTGTTTAGCGAGGCCGGAGCGGGGAATCGCCCACGCGGTGTGACGCCGCAAAGTCAAACGGTGTCAATCAGCTGTACCAATGTTCACGCCCGGGCGTACATCTCGGTGCGGCTCGAAGCGGAAAAGTCGGACAACCACATACTGCTCTCAGATAATCCGGATCTGGGCTTTGTGGTCGCCAATGAGATGGGCCAGCCCTTTACGCCCAATAATATTTTCAGTGTGATCCCACTTCAGCTCGATAAGAATGCTGCGGCACAGGTCGGTATTCGTGCCTGGCCCGTCAGCGTTACCGGCAAGAAACCGGCAGAGGGGCCCTTCAGCGCCCGCGGATTTTTACGCGTGGAATATAATTAA
- the sfmF gene encoding fimbria assembly protein, with the protein MPRFLHFFLLLGYGINVAAAQSNIELRARVIHAGCAVESSDNHKTVSLGRWPVRKLQMAGSITTPVAFSLKLKGCPPGSVSITFSGKAASNPAWLALSDDKMVHQVAIQLRDHDLSPLDLEAPSQAISVDYNGNSLLQFFANYIALVNNPTPGIAKSDATFTINYY; encoded by the coding sequence ATGCCCCGGTTTTTACACTTTTTCTTGCTGCTCGGCTACGGGATCAATGTTGCCGCTGCGCAAAGCAACATTGAGCTGCGCGCGAGGGTTATTCACGCCGGTTGTGCGGTGGAAAGCAGCGATAACCACAAAACCGTTTCGTTAGGACGCTGGCCGGTCAGGAAGTTGCAGATGGCAGGGAGTATCACCACTCCGGTCGCCTTTTCGTTGAAACTGAAGGGGTGCCCGCCGGGAAGTGTTTCGATAACCTTTTCGGGAAAAGCCGCCAGTAATCCGGCATGGCTGGCACTCAGCGACGATAAGATGGTGCATCAGGTGGCGATCCAACTGCGCGACCACGATCTGTCGCCTTTAGATCTTGAGGCACCCAGCCAGGCAATTAGCGTGGATTACAATGGCAATTCGCTTTTGCAGTTCTTTGCCAATTACATTGCGCTGGTGAATAACCCTACGCCTGGTATTGCTAAATCAGATGCCACGTTTACCATTAATTATTATTAA
- the fimZ gene encoding fimbria biosynthesis transcriptional regulator FimZ: protein MKPASVIIMDEHPIVRMSIEVLLQKSQNVKVVLKTDDSRSALDFIRANKVDLVILDIELPKTDGFTLLRKIKAVREDVNVLFLSSKSESFYAARAIRAGANGFVSKRKDLNDIYNAVKMILAGYSFFPSETLNYINHPGKRKGETRDMPLSNREVTVLRYLANGFSNKEIAEQLILSNKTISAHKSNIFSKLGVHTIVELIDYAKAHELL from the coding sequence ATGAAACCGGCTTCCGTCATTATTATGGATGAACATCCTATCGTCAGGATGTCGATAGAAGTTCTGTTACAGAAAAGCCAGAATGTAAAAGTCGTTCTGAAAACAGATGACAGCCGCAGCGCGCTTGATTTTATTCGCGCTAATAAAGTTGATCTGGTTATTCTGGATATTGAATTACCGAAGACTGATGGCTTTACTTTATTGAGAAAAATCAAAGCAGTACGCGAAGACGTCAACGTGCTTTTTCTCTCTTCAAAATCAGAGTCGTTTTATGCCGCACGTGCAATCCGCGCAGGCGCGAATGGTTTCGTCAGTAAAAGAAAAGATCTCAACGATATTTATAATGCGGTAAAGATGATTCTTGCCGGATACTCTTTCTTTCCTTCCGAAACGCTCAATTACATTAATCACCCCGGCAAACGTAAAGGGGAAACGCGGGATATGCCGCTCTCTAATCGCGAAGTCACGGTATTACGCTACCTGGCTAACGGTTTTTCGAACAAAGAGATTGCGGAACAATTGATTCTCAGCAACAAAACCATCAGCGCCCATAAATCAAATATCTTCTCTAAACTAGGCGTTCATACCATCGTTGAGCTGATTGATTATGCCAAGGCCCACGAACTCTTATAA
- the fimY gene encoding fimbria biosynthesis regulator FimY → MRKRIRREKHRSDKPTHRVLPYRGATPPLFDTLEQLVQQLNFALPEYMISQTLISTDHYLSYAWRSCLFSGKRNAVFPSLEMANHQLCEPYLSHLIVDMETLTTSRLEALETLRQPNLCNRGLHIYLLTSKDDPAQMSFLRAAGPFHVIARDLSVVPFRQALLVPPERSIHAPLFPATEWKILSSLARGLTMKRIARQLNLPYHRVVYRLNTQLKLLGLPDRQSLIHLLHRLTLNRHHQTL, encoded by the coding sequence ATGCGAAAACGTATCCGTAGAGAAAAACATCGCAGCGATAAACCGACACATCGGGTTCTACCTTACCGGGGCGCAACGCCTCCCCTTTTCGATACGCTGGAACAACTGGTTCAGCAACTCAATTTCGCACTGCCGGAATATATGATTAGCCAGACGCTAATCTCTACCGACCACTACCTGAGTTATGCCTGGCGCAGTTGCCTCTTCTCCGGTAAACGCAATGCGGTCTTTCCATCGCTTGAGATGGCAAATCATCAGCTTTGCGAACCCTATCTGTCGCACTTAATTGTCGATATGGAGACCCTGACCACCTCCAGGCTGGAGGCGCTGGAAACCCTGCGGCAGCCCAATTTATGTAATCGCGGTCTGCACATCTATCTCTTAACGTCAAAAGACGATCCGGCGCAAATGAGCTTTCTGCGCGCAGCGGGCCCGTTTCATGTTATTGCCCGCGATCTCTCCGTTGTTCCGTTCCGCCAGGCGCTGTTGGTGCCCCCTGAAAGAAGTATTCACGCTCCGCTCTTTCCGGCCACAGAGTGGAAAATTCTCTCTTCACTGGCGCGAGGATTAACCATGAAACGCATCGCACGACAACTCAACCTTCCCTATCACCGCGTTGTTTACCGACTCAATACCCAACTTAAGCTGCTTGGCCTTCCCGATCGACAAAGTCTTATTCATCTCCTGCATCGTCTGACCCTTAACAGGCATCACCAGACGCTATGA
- a CDS encoding Hsp20 family protein, which produces MALRTLSALPGFSDSLFADRFNRIDSLFSQLTGNTPVAATPAYDLKKVDANNYLLHVSVPGWKEEELEIETVGGNLHISGKRSEEASEEEQGWIYKGIRRADFRLSFSLPDHAKVSNAKLESGILEVSIYQEIPESEKPRKIAIENSQKVIEHQA; this is translated from the coding sequence ATGGCACTCAGAACCTTGTCAGCACTCCCTGGCTTTTCAGATTCGCTTTTTGCCGATCGTTTTAACCGTATTGATTCGCTTTTTAGCCAGCTCACCGGCAACACGCCTGTGGCGGCGACGCCTGCCTACGATCTGAAAAAAGTCGATGCCAACAACTACCTGTTGCATGTCAGCGTGCCTGGCTGGAAGGAGGAGGAGCTGGAAATCGAGACGGTAGGCGGCAACCTGCATATTTCCGGTAAGCGCAGTGAAGAGGCTTCCGAGGAAGAGCAGGGGTGGATCTATAAAGGCATACGGCGCGCGGATTTCCGCCTGAGCTTCTCGCTGCCCGATCATGCCAAAGTGAGCAACGCGAAATTAGAGAGCGGCATTCTGGAGGTCTCCATTTATCAGGAGATCCCCGAGAGTGAAAAACCACGCAAAATCGCTATTGAGAATAGTCAGAAGGTGATTGAGCACCAGGCATAA
- a CDS encoding YnfU family zinc-binding protein, which yields MSQRKDAKSRRNYLVKCSCPHCSQHSEHSFSRVQKGAMLMCPHCSKIFHQDKNALAQATS from the coding sequence ATGTCACAACGCAAAGATGCCAAAAGCCGCCGTAACTACCTCGTAAAATGTTCCTGCCCTCACTGCTCACAACATTCCGAACACAGTTTCTCCCGCGTCCAGAAAGGGGCAATGTTAATGTGCCCGCACTGCAGCAAAATTTTCCATCAAGATAAAAACGCTCTCGCTCAGGCAACAAGCTGA
- a CDS encoding glycoside hydrolase family 1 protein, translating to MKMVFPDGFLWGGAVAANQIEGAWNQGGKGVSTADLQPWGIDGEIAVRPGTNGNLKDIAIDFYHRYPQDIKLFAEMGFTILRTSIAWARIYPNGDETEPNEEGLAFYDRLFDEMAQYGIQPLITLSHYEMPFGLVKKYDGWSSRQVIDLFERYARTVFTRYRHKVKYWLTFNEINMALHAPFTGAGLMGERSKQEIYQALHHQLVASARAVKACHDIIEEAKIGCMLLGAVRYPISCKPEDLLQAQQENREWLFFGDVQARGEYPAWIARYFRENGITLRVTPQDREDLKETVDFISFSYYMSSCAAARPDLYQRGHGTLLKMIPNPFLSASEWGWQIDPKGLRFLLNELYDRYRKPLFIVENGIGAKDVPELNGSIEDDYRIHYLHAHLLEVREAIEDGVELLGYTCWGPIDLVSAGTGQMSKRYGFIYVDRDDGGNGSLRRQRKKSFYWYRDVIHSNGATLSEPI from the coding sequence ATGAAAATGGTATTTCCCGACGGGTTTTTATGGGGGGGAGCGGTCGCCGCCAACCAGATCGAGGGGGCATGGAATCAGGGGGGGAAAGGTGTCTCAACCGCCGATCTGCAACCTTGGGGAATCGATGGCGAAATTGCAGTGCGTCCGGGCACAAACGGCAACCTCAAAGATATCGCCATCGATTTTTACCACCGTTACCCGCAGGACATAAAACTCTTCGCTGAAATGGGATTTACCATCCTGCGCACCTCGATTGCCTGGGCGCGAATATACCCGAACGGTGATGAAACGGAGCCGAACGAAGAGGGGCTGGCGTTCTACGATCGGCTTTTCGATGAGATGGCGCAGTATGGTATTCAGCCGCTCATCACCCTTTCACATTATGAAATGCCCTTTGGTCTGGTGAAAAAATATGACGGCTGGAGCAGCCGGCAGGTTATCGATCTTTTTGAACGTTACGCCCGCACGGTGTTTACCCGTTATCGTCATAAAGTGAAATATTGGCTCACCTTTAACGAGATCAATATGGCGCTGCACGCCCCTTTTACCGGCGCAGGTTTGATGGGAGAGCGCAGCAAACAGGAGATTTATCAGGCGCTTCATCATCAGCTGGTCGCCAGTGCGCGGGCCGTCAAAGCGTGTCATGACATTATCGAGGAGGCGAAGATTGGCTGCATGCTGTTGGGGGCGGTGCGCTACCCGATCAGCTGTAAACCGGAGGATCTGTTGCAAGCGCAGCAGGAGAACCGCGAGTGGCTTTTCTTCGGCGATGTTCAGGCGCGGGGTGAGTACCCGGCGTGGATTGCGCGCTATTTTCGTGAAAATGGCATTACGCTGCGTGTGACACCGCAGGACAGGGAAGATCTCAAAGAGACCGTCGATTTTATCTCCTTCAGCTATTACATGAGCAGCTGCGCCGCGGCCAGGCCCGATCTCTATCAACGCGGTCACGGCACGCTCCTCAAAATGATCCCCAACCCCTTTCTCTCTGCGTCGGAGTGGGGGTGGCAGATCGACCCTAAGGGTCTGCGTTTTCTGCTCAACGAACTTTACGATCGCTACCGCAAGCCGCTCTTTATCGTGGAGAACGGCATTGGGGCGAAAGATGTGCCGGAGCTGAATGGCTCAATTGAGGATGACTATCGCATTCACTATCTTCACGCCCACCTGCTGGAGGTTCGCGAGGCGATTGAAGATGGCGTTGAACTGCTTGGTTACACCTGTTGGGGGCCGATAGATCTGGTCAGCGCCGGAACGGGGCAGATGTCAAAACGCTACGGCTTTATCTACGTCGATCGCGATGATGGCGGTAACGGCAGCCTGAGGCGTCAGCGCAAGAAGAGCTTTTACTGGTATCGCGATGTGATCCACAGCAACGGCGCCACGCTGAGTGAGCCGATTTAA
- a CDS encoding glucose PTS transporter subunit IIA gives MNSTVLADNILRMVGGESNVVTVIHCATRLRFTVIDNRKVKLAELRALDGVLTVVCEGDRLQVVIGNRVAKVFHALSVRCGLISTEKKRGQHERAGCAQLMRWSDGLADITMPLLGVMMAAGILKGILIMCVDAGWLNPGRQRAATLFAIAESPFNFLPLFLAILCARKFKANLFIAVAMAGASLSPLGMGISAGGQQEAFSGLPFRLMNSSGAVIPVIVGVWLISRIEQVIERYVDAAKRAIVTPCFLLLIIVPLIVLLLFPVGVSISQAISALFSALYNFSPIFTCALMAAAWPLLLMLGLHQAFIVLFINDISVMGQSFLLAACGPAIFACSAMLLAVNLRSRNSKLKALTRSAIIPSLFGLSEPAIYGVTLKRKKMFLCVLVVAAFGGAMVGYGKNSAIAMAMPGLLTIPVFYGEGFITYILACSLAFVGSLGLILLTGIEESSLPVNWGESPDRENIAVRRPPPAAKPVSDITEQIIAPVSGEVISLAQVNDGVFSTGSVGPGFAIIPDEGRVYSPVDGYIASTYASRHAIRICSDAGAEILIHVGINTVQLAGKYFCVEVQTGEVVKQGQLLMTFDLLAIAAEGYDTVTPIIITNSEAWRSLGASEKPRSRSGERSSALSI, from the coding sequence ATGAATAGCACGGTTCTGGCAGACAATATTCTGCGGATGGTGGGGGGCGAAAGTAACGTCGTAACGGTAATCCATTGCGCGACGCGCTTACGATTCACCGTTATCGATAATCGCAAAGTAAAACTGGCGGAGCTGAGGGCGCTGGATGGCGTGCTCACCGTCGTGTGTGAGGGCGATCGATTACAGGTCGTGATTGGCAATCGCGTAGCAAAAGTGTTCCACGCCCTGAGCGTGCGTTGCGGTTTAATCAGCACTGAAAAAAAGCGCGGGCAGCATGAAAGGGCGGGTTGCGCGCAACTGATGAGATGGAGCGATGGTCTGGCCGATATAACGATGCCGCTTCTGGGTGTCATGATGGCCGCAGGGATCCTAAAAGGCATTCTTATTATGTGTGTCGATGCCGGATGGTTGAACCCTGGCAGACAACGCGCCGCGACCCTGTTTGCCATTGCCGAAAGCCCTTTTAACTTTCTGCCGCTATTTCTCGCTATCCTCTGCGCGCGTAAATTTAAAGCCAATCTCTTTATTGCCGTCGCGATGGCGGGCGCTTCTCTTTCGCCGCTGGGCATGGGGATTTCGGCAGGCGGGCAGCAAGAGGCTTTTTCAGGGCTACCGTTCAGGTTGATGAATAGTAGCGGTGCGGTGATCCCGGTTATAGTCGGCGTCTGGTTAATATCGCGCATTGAGCAGGTCATCGAGCGCTATGTTGACGCGGCAAAACGCGCGATAGTGACGCCCTGTTTCCTGTTGCTGATTATTGTGCCCTTAATCGTACTGCTTCTCTTTCCTGTGGGAGTGAGCATAAGCCAGGCAATTAGCGCGCTATTTAGCGCGCTTTATAACTTCAGCCCCATTTTTACCTGCGCGCTAATGGCGGCCGCCTGGCCGCTGCTGCTGATGTTAGGTCTGCACCAGGCATTTATTGTGCTTTTTATTAATGATATTTCGGTGATGGGGCAGAGTTTTTTGCTGGCGGCGTGCGGCCCGGCAATATTTGCCTGCTCTGCTATGTTGCTGGCGGTCAATCTGCGTAGCCGTAACAGTAAATTGAAAGCGTTGACCCGCAGCGCAATTATTCCTTCGCTTTTCGGTCTCAGCGAACCGGCTATTTATGGCGTAACGTTAAAACGTAAGAAAATGTTTTTATGCGTGCTGGTGGTGGCGGCTTTTGGCGGCGCAATGGTTGGCTACGGCAAAAATTCCGCTATCGCCATGGCAATGCCTGGGCTGCTGACAATCCCGGTTTTTTATGGCGAAGGCTTTATCACGTATATTCTTGCGTGCAGTCTCGCATTTGTAGGCAGCCTGGGATTAATCCTGCTGACAGGGATTGAGGAGAGTTCGCTACCGGTGAACTGGGGCGAATCCCCGGACCGGGAAAATATAGCAGTCAGGCGTCCTCCACCTGCCGCGAAACCGGTTTCTGATATTACAGAGCAAATTATCGCCCCGGTTTCAGGTGAAGTGATCTCACTTGCCCAGGTCAATGATGGGGTCTTTTCTACTGGCAGCGTTGGGCCTGGTTTCGCAATTATTCCCGATGAAGGACGCGTTTATTCACCGGTGGATGGTTATATCGCCAGCACATATGCCAGCAGGCATGCAATACGCATCTGCTCGGACGCCGGGGCAGAGATCCTGATTCACGTCGGGATTAATACCGTACAGCTGGCGGGGAAATATTTTTGCGTCGAGGTACAAACGGGAGAGGTGGTAAAACAGGGACAACTATTAATGACATTCGACCTGCTGGCTATTGCCGCTGAGGGTTATGACACGGTAACCCCCATCATCATCACCAATAGCGAAGCCTGGCGCTCATTAGGTGCCAGCGAAAAACCGCGCTCGCGTAGCGGTGAGCGAAGCTCTGCATTATCGATATAA
- a CDS encoding H-NS family nucleoid-associated regulatory protein — protein sequence MSEALKSLNNIRTLRVQAREVTLETLEEMLEKLSVVVEERREEESSLRKEQEEKEAKLAAFRQKLLDEGIDPTELLSSLKGQATKTKSVRAPRPAKYKYIDEDGTEKSWTGQGRTPKVIAKALEEGKKLEDFSI from the coding sequence ATGTCAGAAGCACTTAAATCGTTAAATAACATTCGCACCCTGCGAGTACAGGCGCGTGAAGTTACGCTCGAAACGCTGGAAGAAATGCTTGAAAAATTGTCCGTGGTTGTAGAAGAACGCCGCGAAGAAGAATCTTCTTTACGTAAAGAGCAGGAAGAGAAAGAAGCTAAACTGGCGGCATTTCGTCAGAAGTTGCTGGATGAAGGTATCGACCCAACCGAACTTTTATCCTCTTTGAAAGGTCAGGCGACTAAAACCAAATCTGTTCGCGCACCGCGTCCTGCTAAATATAAGTATATTGACGAAGACGGTACTGAAAAAAGCTGGACCGGCCAGGGCCGTACGCCGAAAGTCATCGCTAAGGCGCTGGAAGAAGGCAAAAAGCTGGAAGACTTCTCCATCTAA